A section of the Pseudanabaena mucicola str. Chao 1806 genome encodes:
- a CDS encoding CobW family GTP-binding protein — MLTSDHNVTEDLDIINVDVPKRGMPVTIITGFLGSGKTTLLNYILQNQQNLKVAVLVNEFGDINIDSQLLVAVDENMMELSNGCICCTINDGLVDAVYNVLERSDRIDYMIVETTGVADPLPIALTFLGTELQHLTRLDSILTVVDSEAFTSDHFNSDAAYAQIMYGDIIILNKTDLVTEEKLQELETFINKTKTKARILRSHLGIVPLPLILDVKIDQSAISSSQKDKDHTHHEHAHHDHGSPHSHEKCHDPECNHEHHHHEHHHSDHLENDGFVSISFQSGRAFDLDKFQNFLDKKLPIDVFRAKGILRFANIDNSYVFQLSGKRYELKNDDRGQPLNNQLVIIGRNLHREKILADLNDCLI; from the coding sequence ATGCTCACTTCCGATCACAATGTTACAGAAGATCTTGACATTATTAATGTAGATGTACCCAAACGCGGGATGCCAGTCACTATCATCACAGGTTTTTTAGGTAGTGGTAAAACTACTCTGCTCAATTATATTTTGCAAAACCAGCAGAATCTCAAGGTTGCGGTTTTGGTTAATGAGTTTGGTGATATCAATATCGATAGCCAGCTATTGGTTGCTGTTGATGAAAATATGATGGAATTAAGTAATGGTTGTATCTGCTGCACGATCAATGATGGCTTAGTTGACGCTGTTTACAATGTTCTTGAACGAAGCGATCGCATTGATTACATGATTGTCGAGACTACAGGGGTGGCGGATCCTCTACCCATTGCTCTTACTTTTCTAGGTACAGAGCTACAGCATCTAACACGCCTTGACTCAATTTTAACTGTCGTTGATTCGGAAGCTTTTACCTCAGATCATTTCAATAGTGATGCTGCCTATGCTCAAATCATGTATGGCGACATTATTATTCTCAACAAGACCGATCTCGTCACTGAAGAGAAATTACAAGAGCTAGAAACCTTCATTAATAAGACCAAAACCAAAGCGAGAATTTTGCGATCGCATTTGGGAATCGTGCCATTACCCTTAATCCTTGATGTGAAGATCGACCAATCAGCGATCTCGTCTAGTCAAAAAGATAAAGATCATACTCACCACGAACATGCACATCACGATCATGGCAGCCCACACTCCCATGAAAAATGCCACGATCCCGAATGTAACCATGAGCATCACCACCATGAGCATCATCATTCTGATCACCTAGAAAACGACGGATTTGTATCTATATCATTTCAAAGCGGTCGTGCCTTTGATCTCGATAAGTTTCAAAACTTTTTAGATAAAAAATTACCCATAGATGTGTTTAGAGCCAAAGGGATCTTGCGCTTTGCCAATATCGATAATAGTTATGTGTTCCAACTTAGTGGCAAACGCTATGAACTCAAAAATGATGATCGCGGCCAACCACTGAATAATCAACTAGTGATTATTGGTCGCAATTTACACCGAGAAAAGATACTTGCTGACCTCAACGATTGTCTTATCTAA
- the trxA gene encoding thioredoxin has translation MSVTKQFGSFNELLESSELPILVDFYAPWCGPCQLMTGILDKVSDRMKDKVQIVKINTDNYPEIASQYKVYALPTLVLFKDGAPVDRVEGVIQADQLCDRLAVHA, from the coding sequence ATGTCAGTCACAAAGCAATTCGGTAGTTTTAACGAGTTATTAGAAAGTTCAGAATTGCCCATTCTCGTGGATTTTTATGCCCCTTGGTGCGGTCCTTGTCAGCTCATGACAGGGATTCTGGACAAAGTTAGCGACAGAATGAAAGATAAGGTTCAGATTGTGAAGATCAATACTGACAATTATCCTGAAATCGCCTCGCAATATAAGGTTTATGCTTTGCCAACTCTAGTCTTATTTAAGGACGGAGCACCTGTTGATCGAGTTGAGGGAGTAATTCAAGCTGATCAATTATGCGATCGCTTAGCGGTTCATGCTTAA
- the efp gene encoding elongation factor P, which produces MISSNDFRPGVTIELDGEVWRVVEFLHVKPGKGSAFVRTTLKSAMTGKNLERTFRAGEMVPQAVLEKSSMQHTYKDGEDYVFMDMQSYEEATLTTTQIGSRVKYIKEGMEVNVVRWGDRVIDVELPNTVVLEVIETDPGLKGDTATGGSKSAKVETGASINVPLFVNIGDRIKIDTREDTYLGREN; this is translated from the coding sequence ATGATCTCTAGTAACGATTTTCGACCTGGCGTAACAATCGAACTCGATGGCGAAGTCTGGCGTGTAGTTGAATTTTTACACGTGAAGCCTGGTAAAGGTTCAGCTTTTGTCCGCACTACACTAAAAAGCGCCATGACAGGTAAAAACCTAGAAAGAACCTTCAGGGCTGGGGAAATGGTTCCTCAAGCTGTGTTAGAAAAAAGTTCTATGCAGCATACCTATAAAGATGGTGAAGATTATGTCTTTATGGACATGCAAAGCTATGAAGAAGCAACTTTGACAACCACTCAAATTGGTAGTCGTGTCAAGTACATCAAAGAAGGTATGGAAGTCAACGTTGTACGTTGGGGTGATCGGGTAATCGATGTGGAATTACCTAATACTGTCGTACTAGAAGTTATCGAAACCGATCCTGGATTAAAAGGTGATACGGCTACAGGTGGTAGTAAGTCCGCGAAAGTGGAAACAGGCGCATCGATCAACGTTCCGCTATTTGTGAATATTGGCGATCGCATCAAAATTGATACTCGTGAAGACACGTATTTGGGGCGTGAAAATTAG
- the accB gene encoding acetyl-CoA carboxylase biotin carboxyl carrier protein: MEFSLEQLRELVTILNKTDITELTLESGDLRLSIRKSDTKVAPTVVQSAPVATTLPSVVVVDNAPISPVAHSTIADSIPAKKLIEITSPMVGTFYRSPAPDEPPFVEIGDSIKKGGTVCIIEAMKLMNEIESDASGKIVEILVDNAQPVEYGQVLMRVEPN, encoded by the coding sequence GTGGAATTTAGCTTAGAGCAATTACGTGAACTAGTCACGATTCTAAACAAGACCGACATCACCGAACTCACTCTAGAATCAGGTGATTTACGTCTGAGTATCCGCAAAAGTGATACGAAGGTTGCGCCAACTGTAGTTCAATCTGCTCCTGTTGCCACTACCTTGCCATCGGTAGTGGTAGTCGATAATGCACCGATTAGTCCTGTCGCCCATTCAACGATCGCTGATTCGATACCCGCCAAAAAGCTCATCGAAATCACATCACCAATGGTTGGGACATTTTATCGTTCGCCTGCACCCGATGAGCCTCCATTTGTGGAAATTGGCGATTCGATTAAGAAGGGTGGCACTGTCTGTATTATTGAGGCAATGAAACTGATGAATGAGATTGAGTCTGATGCTAGTGGCAAAATTGTCGAGATCTTGGTGGATAATGCCCAGCCAGTTGAATATGGTCAAGTATTAATGCGGGTTGAACCTAACTAA
- a CDS encoding cyclic nucleotide-binding domain-containing protein: MKKILLFFSELNNIDLEWFAQKGKKEVIPPDRLLIREGQVSDSLYIVVSGSFSVAIESQDHKELAKIAEGEVVGEVSFIDTRPPLASVRSLEESVVLSISRVQLLAKLQQDINFASRFYRAICLCLSDRLRGTVKRLGYGNDDDDSVETHLAEFSQSMISNLELSEAKLNWLIKNVH; this comes from the coding sequence GTGAAGAAAATTTTACTTTTCTTTAGTGAGCTTAATAATATCGACCTTGAATGGTTTGCCCAGAAAGGCAAAAAAGAAGTAATTCCACCTGATCGACTCTTAATCCGCGAAGGTCAGGTGAGCGATTCACTATATATTGTTGTGAGTGGATCATTTAGTGTGGCAATCGAATCACAGGATCACAAGGAACTGGCTAAAATTGCTGAAGGAGAAGTTGTCGGAGAAGTTTCCTTCATTGATACTCGTCCTCCACTTGCTAGCGTGCGATCGCTAGAAGAAAGTGTTGTCCTATCTATTTCTAGAGTACAGCTTTTAGCAAAATTACAGCAGGATATTAACTTTGCGTCACGCTTTTATAGAGCAATTTGCCTTTGCCTTTCAGATCGTTTACGAGGAACTGTCAAGCGCCTAGGATATGGCAATGATGACGATGACAGTGTAGAAACTCATTTAGCAGAATTTAGTCAGTCTATGATTAGCAACCTAGAGCTATCTGAAGCAAAACTTAATTGGTTGATTAAAAATGTGCATTGA
- a CDS encoding glucose-6-phosphate isomerase: MNSAVDLWQRYQDWLYYHSELGIYLDISRVRFTLDFVTKIQPKFVKAFADMKALESGAIANPDEQRMVGHYWLRAPEIAPTEELRKDITETLDRIEEFTQKVHTGTIHPPTASKFTDILSIGIGGSALGPQFVAQALAKADVPLKISFIDNSDPDGIDLVLDLLGDRLSSTLVLVISKSGGTPEAANGMKEVEFAFQKAGLDFAKQAIAITGVGSALEKYAIGNGWLDTFPMYDWIGGRTSELSAVGLVPAALQGINIREMLRGANLMDAATRVENLRQNPAALLAMSWHFASNGKGEKDMVILPYKDRLLLFSRYLQQLVMESLGKEKDLNDNLVYQGIAVYGNKGSTDQHAYVQQLREGVPNFFATFIEVLQDSAKPHPEVEEGVVTGDYLLGFLQGTRSALYENGRDSITVTIPIVSELTIGALIALYERAVSFYASLVNINAYHQPGVEAGKKAGAKILDLQKKMMSALKTSTISLSLDEIANKIGAPDDIESLYHIARHLHANCKLLLEGDLAQPSSLKIMFLE, from the coding sequence ATGAATTCGGCTGTGGATCTATGGCAACGGTACCAAGACTGGCTGTATTACCATTCAGAGCTAGGTATATACTTGGATATCAGTCGGGTAAGGTTTACGCTAGACTTTGTAACAAAGATCCAACCTAAGTTTGTTAAAGCTTTCGCGGATATGAAGGCTTTGGAGTCAGGTGCGATCGCCAATCCTGATGAACAACGCATGGTTGGTCATTATTGGTTAAGAGCACCAGAAATTGCTCCTACTGAGGAATTGCGTAAAGACATTACCGAAACCCTAGATCGGATTGAGGAATTTACCCAAAAAGTTCATACAGGAACTATTCATCCGCCAACAGCATCTAAATTTACAGATATTTTGTCGATTGGTATCGGGGGATCAGCTTTAGGCCCGCAATTTGTCGCTCAGGCTCTTGCTAAAGCTGACGTTCCTCTCAAAATTAGCTTCATTGATAACTCTGATCCCGATGGCATTGACCTAGTACTTGATCTATTAGGTGATCGTCTCAGCTCCACCCTTGTATTGGTTATTTCTAAATCTGGTGGTACGCCTGAAGCGGCTAATGGAATGAAAGAAGTGGAATTTGCCTTTCAAAAAGCAGGTTTAGATTTTGCAAAACAAGCGATCGCGATTACGGGTGTTGGTAGTGCCTTAGAAAAATATGCGATCGGTAATGGCTGGCTCGACACCTTCCCCATGTATGACTGGATCGGTGGTAGAACTTCAGAACTATCTGCAGTCGGCTTAGTCCCAGCAGCGCTCCAAGGTATTAATATTCGCGAAATGTTGCGGGGTGCAAACTTGATGGATGCCGCAACCCGTGTGGAAAATCTTCGCCAAAATCCTGCAGCACTACTCGCGATGTCATGGCACTTTGCTAGCAACGGCAAAGGCGAAAAAGATATGGTCATCCTGCCCTATAAAGATCGCCTCTTACTGTTTAGTCGCTATTTACAACAGTTAGTCATGGAATCTCTAGGTAAAGAAAAAGACCTAAATGACAATTTGGTTTATCAGGGAATTGCTGTTTATGGCAATAAAGGCTCAACGGACCAACATGCCTATGTCCAGCAACTGCGCGAAGGCGTTCCAAATTTCTTTGCTACTTTTATCGAAGTTCTGCAAGATTCAGCAAAACCACATCCCGAAGTAGAAGAAGGGGTGGTCACAGGAGATTACTTACTAGGTTTCCTTCAAGGGACAAGGAGTGCCCTTTACGAAAATGGTCGCGACTCGATTACAGTCACAATTCCCATCGTTTCAGAACTCACCATAGGTGCATTAATTGCGCTGTATGAACGTGCTGTGAGTTTCTATGCGTCGCTCGTGAATATTAATGCTTACCACCAGCCAGGAGTTGAGGCAGGTAAAAAGGCTGGAGCCAAGATCTTAGATTTACAAAAGAAAATGATGAGCGCATTAAAGACTTCTACTATATCTCTGTCGCTGGATGAGATTGCTAACAAAATCGGTGCTCCAGACGACATTGAGTCTTTGTATCATATTGCCCGTCATCTTCATGCCAACTGTAAACTTTTGTTAGAAGGAGATCTTGCTCAACCCAGTTCTCTAAAAATAATGTTTCTTGAATAA